In a genomic window of Paramicrobacterium chengjingii:
- a CDS encoding IclR family transcriptional regulator, translated as MPVKQAKPSGGVQSVERVFELLELITDAGGEVTLSELSSSTDLPLPTIHRLLRTLVSLGYARQLPNRRYALGPRLIRLGEGANKQLGALARPQLTSLVADLGESANMAVLDGDMVVYIAQVQSKHSMRMFTEVGRRAHTHDTGVGKAMLAHLPEERVRGIVERAGMPTPTEKSIGTVDELLAELALIRERGYSIDDGEQELGVRCYAMAVPDAPTPTAISVSGPNSRVDDEFAARAIPLLTEAAQTISDDLTLA; from the coding sequence ATGCCGGTCAAGCAAGCGAAACCATCCGGAGGCGTGCAGTCTGTTGAGCGCGTGTTCGAGCTGCTCGAACTCATTACGGATGCCGGAGGCGAAGTCACCCTGAGTGAGCTGTCGTCGTCGACAGACCTCCCCTTGCCCACGATTCACCGACTGCTTCGCACCCTGGTGTCGCTCGGCTACGCGCGTCAGCTGCCCAACCGTCGGTACGCGCTCGGCCCCCGCCTCATCCGCCTCGGAGAAGGCGCGAACAAGCAGCTCGGAGCCCTCGCACGGCCGCAACTCACGTCGCTCGTCGCCGATCTCGGCGAAAGCGCAAACATGGCAGTTCTCGACGGCGACATGGTCGTCTACATCGCGCAGGTGCAGTCAAAACACTCCATGCGCATGTTCACTGAGGTTGGCCGTCGCGCCCACACGCACGATACCGGCGTGGGCAAGGCCATGCTCGCGCACCTGCCCGAAGAACGTGTCCGAGGCATCGTCGAGCGTGCCGGCATGCCGACGCCGACAGAGAAGAGCATCGGCACCGTTGATGAGCTTCTCGCAGAGCTCGCGCTCATCCGCGAGCGCGGGTACTCCATCGACGACGGCGAGCAGGAGCTTGGTGTGCGCTGCTATGCCATGGCGGTTCCGGATGCTCCGACGCCGACGGCCATCTCGGTGTCGGGGCCCAACAGTCGCGTCGACGACGAGTTCGCCGCCCGGGCGATCCCGCTGCTCACGGAAGCCGCGCAGACGATCTCCGACGACCTCACACTCGCGTGA
- a CDS encoding nucleobase:cation symporter-2 family protein, whose product MSKAAQKRQSTNDPSRPEDERMPVGSAFAYGLQHVLTMYGGIIAVPIIIGGAAGLSSGEIAVLLASCLFVGGFATLLQTVGIPFFGSQLPLVQGVSFAAVSTMLSILDQGSGLPSVFGAVLVASIIGLVIAPFFAQIVRFFPPIVTGIIITTIGLTLVPVGAGWIVGNNPDAPDFADPSNVALAGITLAIIMLLSKVGNATISRLSILIALVLGTGVGALMGKVDFSGVLDGPFIAFPNPFHFGLPVFEPAAILSMVIVVLVIMTETTADLIAVAEISGSKMTSKRIAAGLRADMLSSAVSPIFNSFTQSAFAQNVGLVAVTKITSRWAVAAGGIVMVVLGLLPVLGRVVAAIPMPVLGGAGIVLFGTVTASGIRTLSKVNYKDNMNLIIVATAITFGVVPVVNHDIYSNFPSWFQVIFDSGISSAAIMAVLLNLMFNVFTKGNSENPSVFGAAPTRQIPVQVIECLQEGDRCVDGKIVDADDNEVVLVDPEGTEVEMPGADAANSSEPPAKP is encoded by the coding sequence ATGTCGAAGGCTGCCCAAAAACGACAATCCACCAACGACCCGTCACGCCCTGAAGATGAACGGATGCCGGTCGGCTCGGCGTTCGCCTACGGGCTCCAGCACGTGCTCACGATGTATGGCGGAATCATCGCCGTTCCGATCATCATCGGCGGCGCCGCAGGGCTGAGCTCGGGCGAGATCGCCGTGCTTCTGGCATCCTGTCTCTTTGTTGGTGGTTTTGCCACGCTGCTGCAGACCGTGGGCATTCCGTTCTTCGGTTCGCAGCTGCCTCTCGTGCAGGGGGTCTCGTTCGCCGCCGTCTCGACGATGCTGTCGATTCTCGATCAGGGATCGGGGCTCCCCAGCGTTTTCGGCGCCGTACTCGTCGCATCCATCATCGGGTTGGTGATCGCGCCGTTCTTCGCGCAGATCGTGCGGTTCTTTCCACCAATCGTCACGGGAATCATCATCACGACGATCGGTCTCACGCTCGTTCCCGTAGGCGCAGGGTGGATCGTCGGCAACAACCCGGATGCCCCGGACTTCGCCGACCCGAGCAACGTTGCGCTCGCCGGAATCACCTTGGCGATCATCATGCTGCTCAGCAAAGTGGGCAATGCCACGATCTCGCGCCTGTCGATTCTGATCGCCCTTGTGCTCGGCACAGGTGTGGGCGCACTCATGGGCAAGGTCGACTTCTCGGGAGTGCTCGACGGACCGTTCATCGCATTCCCCAACCCGTTCCACTTTGGGCTTCCCGTCTTCGAGCCTGCCGCGATTCTCTCGATGGTGATCGTCGTGCTCGTGATCATGACCGAGACGACGGCCGACCTGATCGCCGTGGCCGAGATCAGCGGATCGAAAATGACCTCCAAGCGCATCGCGGCCGGGCTGCGCGCCGACATGCTCTCGAGCGCGGTATCGCCCATCTTCAACTCGTTCACGCAGAGTGCCTTTGCGCAGAACGTGGGTCTTGTCGCCGTCACGAAGATCACGAGCCGGTGGGCCGTGGCCGCGGGTGGCATCGTTATGGTCGTGCTCGGTCTGCTTCCGGTGCTGGGGCGCGTGGTCGCTGCCATTCCGATGCCGGTGCTTGGCGGTGCGGGAATCGTGCTGTTCGGCACGGTCACCGCCAGCGGCATCCGCACGCTGTCGAAGGTGAACTACAAAGACAACATGAACCTGATCATCGTTGCGACGGCGATTACCTTCGGCGTGGTGCCCGTCGTGAACCACGACATCTACAGCAACTTCCCCTCGTGGTTTCAGGTGATCTTCGACTCGGGCATCAGCTCGGCCGCCATCATGGCCGTGCTTCTGAACCTCATGTTCAATGTGTTCACGAAGGGCAACTCTGAGAATCCCTCTGTGTTCGGGGCCGCGCCGACACGGCAGATTCCGGTGCAGGTCATCGAATGTCTGCAGGAAGGCGACCGCTGCGTCGACGGCAAGATTGTGGATGCTGATGACAACGAAGTAGTGCTCGTAGACCCGGAAGGCACCGAGGTCGAGATGCCCGGGGCCGACGCTGCGAATTCCTCAGAACCGCCAGCGAAACCGTAG
- the bcp gene encoding thioredoxin-dependent thiol peroxidase: MTKQLTTGDTAPDFTLPNAEGDDVTLSSYRGSDVVVYFYPKAETPGCTTEACDFRDNLASLRGAGYDVIGISADPVESIASFAKNHDLVFPLLSDAGAAIAKEYGAWGEKVINGTAMVGILRTTIVLDKSGVVSRAEYNVSADGHVAALRRELGIDA, translated from the coding sequence ACGAAACAGCTCACGACCGGTGATACCGCGCCCGACTTCACGCTGCCCAATGCCGAGGGCGACGACGTGACGCTCAGCAGCTACCGTGGCAGCGACGTTGTTGTGTACTTCTACCCGAAGGCAGAAACGCCCGGATGCACCACAGAAGCGTGCGACTTTCGCGACAATCTCGCTTCGCTGCGCGGAGCAGGTTACGACGTGATCGGCATCTCTGCCGACCCCGTTGAGAGCATTGCCTCGTTCGCCAAGAACCACGACCTTGTCTTCCCGCTTCTCTCGGATGCCGGTGCCGCGATCGCCAAGGAGTACGGCGCCTGGGGCGAGAAGGTCATCAACGGCACGGCGATGGTCGGCATTCTGCGCACGACGATTGTGCTGGACAAGTCCGGCGTCGTCTCACGCGCGGAATACAACGTGAGTGCTGACGGGCACGTTGCGGCGCTGCGTCGCGAACTCGGCATCGACGCGTAG
- a CDS encoding DUF6986 family protein: MTASAAHTSLTADDLARVDAHLAPTDRLLETAYPGDDGSRQPIHTVYVPGHTYDPSLAARWGADAAAAVAEAGGTAALCAQLGLGDGLIEQIAPLVDAKLASEPIEDLRIDFEDGFGDRGDAAEDAAAVAAAENVATALSTGRATPFVGIRFKCFEAATRHRGLATLDRFVTTLAQAGPLPDGLILTLPKVTTVDQVTAMVEVCEKLEGVLGLDAGRLRFEVQMETPQLILAADGTVPIAQLLHRAQGRITSLHYGTYDYSAALQIAAEYQSMEHPAADYAKQVMQVAVAETGVRLSDGSTNIIPVGEPADVLSAWRLHARLVRRSLERGFYQGWDLHAAQLPTRFIATYAFYRQGFAAAASRLNNYVRHADSGIMDEPATARALARFVARGLQCGAVTSTEIQDAVGITTRELTQLAHPKLSLEENA, translated from the coding sequence ATGACAGCATCCGCTGCCCACACGTCGCTCACGGCAGACGATCTTGCCCGCGTTGACGCACACCTCGCGCCCACCGATCGACTGCTCGAAACCGCCTACCCGGGCGATGATGGCAGCAGGCAGCCGATTCACACCGTGTATGTGCCCGGGCACACGTACGACCCGTCGCTCGCTGCGCGGTGGGGAGCGGATGCCGCGGCCGCTGTCGCCGAGGCGGGCGGCACCGCTGCACTCTGTGCCCAACTCGGGCTCGGCGACGGGCTGATCGAGCAGATCGCACCGCTCGTCGACGCCAAGCTCGCCAGCGAGCCGATCGAAGATCTGCGCATCGATTTCGAGGACGGTTTCGGTGACAGGGGCGATGCCGCGGAAGACGCAGCAGCTGTCGCCGCAGCCGAGAACGTGGCGACCGCACTCAGCACAGGGCGGGCGACGCCGTTTGTCGGCATCCGCTTCAAATGTTTCGAAGCGGCGACGCGGCACCGTGGGCTCGCCACTCTTGACCGTTTCGTAACGACGCTCGCGCAGGCCGGCCCTTTGCCCGATGGGCTCATTCTCACGCTGCCCAAGGTGACGACCGTCGACCAGGTCACCGCCATGGTCGAGGTGTGCGAGAAGCTCGAGGGAGTGCTGGGGCTCGACGCCGGGCGCCTGCGTTTCGAAGTGCAGATGGAGACGCCACAGCTGATTCTCGCCGCCGACGGCACCGTGCCCATCGCGCAACTGCTGCATCGTGCACAGGGGCGCATCACGTCGCTGCACTACGGCACATACGACTACAGTGCTGCGCTGCAGATCGCGGCGGAGTACCAGTCGATGGAGCATCCTGCCGCCGACTACGCGAAGCAGGTGATGCAGGTGGCCGTAGCCGAGACCGGCGTTCGACTGTCGGATGGCTCGACAAACATCATTCCCGTGGGCGAGCCCGCCGATGTGCTCTCGGCCTGGCGGCTGCACGCGCGCCTTGTGCGCCGTTCGCTCGAACGCGGCTTCTACCAGGGGTGGGATCTGCACGCCGCCCAGCTGCCCACGCGGTTTATCGCGACCTACGCCTTCTACCGCCAGGGGTTCGCCGCTGCGGCATCCCGCCTCAATAACTACGTGCGTCACGCCGATTCCGGCATCATGGACGAGCCGGCCACCGCACGTGCCCTCGCGCGCTTTGTCGCTCGCGGGCTGCAGTGTGGCGCGGTGACGTCGACCGAGATTCAGGATGCTGTCGGCATCACCACCCGCGAGCTGACACAGCTGGCGCACCCCAAACTCAGTCTTGAGGAGAACGCATGA
- the uraH gene encoding hydroxyisourate hydrolase, which translates to MSVSHVTTHILDTMVGAPATGVSVVLEAQNDEAWSQVATGFTDADGRVKDLGPERLDSGTYRLRFDTGAYFAGISQDTFFPEVSLTFSVNSEQAHYHVPLLLSPFAYSTYRGS; encoded by the coding sequence ATGAGCGTCTCGCACGTGACCACCCATATTCTGGACACGATGGTCGGCGCGCCGGCCACCGGGGTCTCTGTTGTTCTTGAAGCCCAGAACGACGAGGCCTGGAGCCAGGTAGCCACGGGCTTCACCGATGCTGACGGGCGGGTGAAAGACCTTGGCCCCGAGCGACTCGACTCCGGTACCTACCGGCTTCGGTTCGACACGGGTGCCTACTTCGCCGGCATCTCCCAGGACACCTTCTTTCCGGAGGTCTCGTTGACGTTTTCCGTCAACAGCGAGCAGGCGCACTATCACGTGCCGCTTCTGCTCAGTCCGTTCGCCTATTCAACATATCGAGGGAGCTGA
- the pucL gene encoding factor-independent urate hydroxylase, producing MSNAILGKNQYGKAEVHVVRVKRDTERHEIADLNVTSQLRGDFEEVHSTGNNAHCLPTDTQKNTVFAFAKSGIESPEQFLLGLADHFITGWSWVDGGRWEAEQSKWDRILVDGAEHDHSFVRNGTETRTAVVVGDGESRTVIGGLHSLTVLKSTGSEFVGYEKDKYTTLPEATDRILATDVAARWRFNTTDVDWNATYESVKALLLEGFAEKHSTALQQTLFQMGEKVIDAHPEIDELKFSMPNKHHFVVDLSPFGLDNPNEVFYAADRPYGLIEATVLRDGAPMVEKAWDGIAGFC from the coding sequence ATGAGCAACGCCATTCTCGGAAAGAATCAGTACGGCAAAGCAGAAGTCCACGTCGTGCGGGTCAAGCGTGACACCGAACGTCATGAGATCGCCGACCTCAACGTCACCAGTCAGTTGCGCGGCGACTTCGAAGAGGTGCACAGCACGGGCAACAACGCCCACTGCCTGCCCACCGACACCCAGAAGAACACGGTCTTCGCATTTGCGAAGAGCGGCATCGAATCACCCGAGCAGTTTCTGCTGGGTCTCGCCGACCACTTCATCACCGGATGGAGCTGGGTAGACGGCGGCCGCTGGGAGGCCGAGCAGTCGAAATGGGATCGCATTCTCGTCGACGGCGCCGAGCACGACCACTCGTTCGTGCGCAACGGCACAGAGACCCGCACGGCCGTTGTCGTGGGTGATGGCGAGAGCCGCACAGTGATCGGGGGACTGCACAGCCTCACCGTGCTGAAGTCGACCGGGAGCGAGTTTGTCGGCTACGAAAAGGATAAGTACACGACGCTGCCCGAGGCAACGGACAGGATTCTCGCCACGGACGTCGCCGCACGCTGGCGCTTCAACACCACCGACGTCGACTGGAACGCTACATACGAGAGCGTCAAGGCTCTGCTGCTCGAGGGTTTCGCCGAGAAGCACTCGACGGCGCTGCAGCAGACGCTCTTCCAGATGGGCGAGAAGGTCATTGACGCCCACCCCGAGATCGACGAGTTGAAGTTCTCGATGCCCAACAAGCACCACTTCGTCGTCGACCTCTCACCGTTCGGCCTCGACAACCCCAACGAGGTGTTCTACGCGGCCGACCGGCCGTACGGACTCATCGAGGCGACCGTGCTTCGCGACGGCGCACCGATGGTAGAGAAGGCCTGGGACGGCATCGCCGGCTTCTGCTGA
- the aceB gene encoding malate synthase A, translating to MSLTAKNKATAPRGDEILTDEALAFVEKLHTEFAARRDELVGARRTRRDEVAHTGTLDFLPETADVRAGDWRVAEAPEALRDRRVEITGPASPSKMAINALNSGAKVWLADLEDASTPHWLNVVDSQVNLKDAARGVLAYTSPEGKQYTLRDDAPLAVVVVRPRGWHMDDDNFDVEGSDAVGALVDFGLHFFHNAAHLAASGQGPFYYLPKMESHLEARLWNDVFTFAEQELGIAYGTVRATVLIETIPAAFEMDEILYELRDHASGLNAGRWDYLFSIIKYFRDAGSDYVIPDRASVAMTAPFMRAYTELLVQTCHKRGAFAMGGMAAFIPNRRDPEVTEAAIAKVRDDKSREANDGFDGSWVAHPDLVPICREEFDAVLGDKPNQLERQRPDVNVTAADLLDVASTPGDVTEEGLRLNLYVAIAYTAVWLSGNGAVAIHNLMEDAATAEISRSQVWQQLHNKVRYADTGNEATPELVTRLLAEESDKLKCEVDAEAFNHYYEPAVELIRDICLSSDYEDFLTTPAYKLVR from the coding sequence GTGTCACTGACAGCGAAGAACAAGGCAACGGCGCCCCGCGGCGACGAGATTCTCACCGATGAAGCCCTCGCGTTCGTCGAAAAGCTTCACACGGAGTTCGCCGCGCGTCGTGACGAACTCGTCGGCGCTCGGCGCACCCGCCGCGACGAGGTGGCGCACACGGGAACGCTCGACTTTCTGCCCGAGACCGCTGATGTGCGGGCAGGGGACTGGAGGGTTGCCGAGGCACCCGAGGCGCTGCGCGACCGCCGCGTGGAGATCACCGGGCCGGCCTCGCCCTCCAAGATGGCGATCAATGCGCTGAACTCCGGCGCGAAGGTGTGGCTCGCCGACCTGGAAGACGCCAGCACACCGCACTGGTTGAACGTCGTCGACTCACAGGTGAACTTGAAGGATGCCGCACGCGGCGTGCTTGCGTACACCTCGCCCGAGGGCAAGCAGTACACGCTGCGTGACGACGCACCTCTCGCCGTCGTCGTTGTGCGCCCGCGCGGCTGGCACATGGACGACGACAACTTCGACGTCGAGGGCTCAGACGCGGTCGGCGCGCTGGTCGATTTCGGGTTGCATTTCTTTCACAATGCCGCGCACCTGGCAGCATCCGGCCAAGGCCCCTTCTACTACCTGCCCAAAATGGAGAGCCACCTCGAGGCGCGTCTGTGGAACGATGTCTTCACGTTTGCGGAACAGGAGCTCGGCATCGCGTACGGCACCGTGCGCGCAACCGTGCTGATCGAGACGATTCCCGCCGCATTCGAGATGGACGAGATTCTCTACGAGCTGCGCGACCACGCGTCGGGCCTCAACGCGGGACGCTGGGACTACCTGTTCAGCATCATCAAGTACTTCCGTGACGCTGGCTCGGACTACGTGATTCCCGACCGCGCAAGCGTGGCGATGACGGCGCCGTTCATGCGTGCATACACCGAACTGCTCGTGCAGACCTGCCACAAGCGCGGCGCCTTCGCCATGGGCGGCATGGCAGCGTTCATTCCGAACCGCCGCGACCCCGAGGTGACAGAGGCGGCGATCGCCAAGGTGCGCGACGACAAATCCCGCGAGGCAAACGACGGCTTCGACGGATCGTGGGTGGCGCACCCGGACCTCGTTCCGATCTGCCGCGAGGAGTTTGACGCCGTGCTGGGCGACAAGCCAAACCAGCTCGAGCGGCAGCGCCCCGACGTGAATGTTACCGCCGCCGACCTGCTTGACGTCGCATCCACGCCAGGCGACGTGACCGAGGAAGGGCTGCGCCTCAACCTCTACGTTGCCATCGCGTACACCGCCGTGTGGCTGTCAGGAAACGGCGCCGTCGCCATTCACAACCTCATGGAAGACGCGGCAACCGCCGAGATCTCACGCTCGCAGGTGTGGCAGCAGCTGCACAACAAGGTGCGCTACGCCGACACCGGCAACGAGGCGACACCCGAGCTCGTCACGCGACTGCTCGCCGAAGAGAGCGACAAACTCAAGTGCGAGGTCGACGCCGAGGCGTTCAACCACTACTACGAGCCCGCCGTCGAGCTGATTCGCGACATCTGCCTGTCGAGCGACTACGAGGACTTTCTCACGACGCCCGCCTACAAGCTGGTGCGCTGA
- a CDS encoding NAD(P)-dependent malic enzyme gives MANPGPGNSITLRLEAPANFTATSELASAAARAGAVVTALDVVESHHTGMVVDLTCNTSGTDHADDVKMSLDALDGVHVRKVSDRTFLMHLGGKLEVVPREPIRNRDDLSRAYTPGVARVCMAIAENPEDARALTVKRNTIAVVTDGSAVLGLGNIGPSAALPVMEGKAALFKQFAGVDAWPVCLDTQDTDEIIQIVKAIAPVYGGVNLEDIAAPRCFEIEARLRDELNIPVFHDDQHGTAIVTLAALTNALRVVGKRIEDVRIVISGVGAAGNAIVQLLQAQGARNIIACGSRGAIHSGETYADPHRQQLADSTNPDDFSGTLAEAVAGSDVFIGVSAPDILTGDDIAAMADDAIVFAMANPVPEIDPVVASRTAAVVATGRSDFANQINNVLAFPGVFRGLLDAGVSDITPPMLVAAAQAIADRVEPEELNASYIIPSVFDPLVAVEVAEAIVTAAESHKE, from the coding sequence ATGGCGAACCCCGGTCCCGGAAATTCGATCACCCTGCGTCTTGAGGCGCCCGCGAACTTCACTGCCACCAGCGAACTCGCGTCAGCGGCCGCGCGGGCCGGGGCCGTGGTGACCGCTCTCGACGTGGTGGAATCACACCACACGGGCATGGTCGTCGACCTGACATGCAACACTTCAGGAACCGATCACGCCGACGATGTAAAGATGTCGCTTGATGCTCTGGACGGCGTGCACGTTCGCAAGGTGAGTGACCGCACATTCCTGATGCACCTCGGTGGCAAGCTCGAAGTGGTGCCGCGCGAGCCGATTCGCAACCGCGACGACCTGTCGCGTGCGTACACCCCGGGGGTCGCCCGCGTCTGCATGGCCATCGCGGAAAACCCCGAGGATGCTCGTGCCCTCACCGTGAAGCGCAACACGATCGCCGTGGTCACCGACGGATCCGCGGTGCTGGGACTCGGCAACATCGGGCCCTCCGCCGCGCTGCCCGTGATGGAGGGAAAGGCGGCATTGTTCAAGCAGTTCGCCGGCGTCGACGCGTGGCCCGTGTGCCTCGACACACAAGACACCGACGAGATCATTCAGATCGTGAAGGCGATCGCACCCGTGTACGGCGGAGTGAACCTCGAAGACATCGCCGCACCACGATGCTTCGAGATCGAAGCGCGACTGCGCGACGAGCTCAACATTCCCGTGTTCCACGACGACCAACACGGCACGGCGATTGTGACCCTCGCCGCGCTGACCAACGCGCTGCGCGTTGTCGGCAAGCGAATTGAAGACGTGCGCATAGTGATCTCGGGCGTGGGAGCCGCAGGCAACGCGATCGTGCAACTGCTGCAGGCTCAGGGAGCGCGCAACATCATCGCGTGCGGAAGCAGGGGCGCCATTCACTCGGGCGAGACGTACGCCGATCCTCACCGCCAACAGCTCGCCGACTCCACCAACCCCGACGACTTCTCTGGAACGCTCGCCGAGGCTGTTGCCGGAAGTGACGTGTTCATTGGCGTCAGCGCACCCGACATTCTCACTGGCGACGACATCGCCGCGATGGCCGACGATGCGATCGTGTTCGCCATGGCCAACCCGGTGCCCGAAATCGACCCGGTTGTCGCCTCGCGCACCGCGGCCGTCGTGGCGACGGGACGCAGCGACTTTGCCAACCAGATCAACAACGTTCTCGCGTTCCCCGGGGTGTTCCGGGGCCTTCTCGACGCGGGCGTGTCGGACATCACGCCGCCTATGCTGGTCGCAGCAGCCCAGGCGATAGCCGACCGCGTCGAACCCGAAGAACTCAACGCGAGCTACATCATTCCGAGCGTCTTCGACCCGCTTGTCGCGGTAGAAGTCGCCGAGGCCATCGTCACAGCAGCAGAATCACACAAGGAGTAG
- a CDS encoding SDR family oxidoreductase translates to MTRVAVVTGAGSGIGRASAQSLLAAGFRVALVGRREQPLFETAAGTPDALIIPADVSDPAQVDVVFDRTSATWGRVDVLFNNAGVFPAAAAVDELDIDEWNRALAVNLTAVMLCSAAAVRAMKAQSPQGGRIINNGSISAQTPRPLSPAYTATKHAVTGLTKSIDLDGRAFGITCGQIDIGNAATHLTQSIGLSEGALQANGSRLVEPSFSVQDAARAVLLMAELPPNATVNSLTITASGMPYLGRG, encoded by the coding sequence GTGACCCGCGTCGCGGTCGTCACCGGCGCGGGATCCGGCATTGGCAGAGCGAGCGCTCAGTCGCTCCTCGCTGCTGGGTTCCGTGTCGCGCTCGTCGGCCGACGCGAACAGCCACTTTTCGAGACGGCAGCTGGCACCCCCGACGCACTGATCATCCCCGCAGACGTCTCCGACCCGGCGCAGGTCGACGTGGTCTTCGATCGCACATCCGCCACGTGGGGGCGGGTCGACGTGCTGTTCAACAATGCCGGCGTCTTTCCCGCAGCTGCCGCTGTCGACGAGCTCGACATCGACGAGTGGAACCGCGCACTCGCTGTCAATCTCACGGCTGTGATGCTGTGCAGTGCGGCGGCCGTGCGCGCCATGAAGGCGCAGTCCCCGCAGGGCGGTCGCATCATCAACAACGGATCCATCTCAGCGCAGACTCCGCGGCCGCTCTCCCCCGCATACACGGCGACCAAGCACGCCGTCACTGGGCTCACGAAGTCGATCGACCTCGACGGGCGTGCTTTCGGCATCACGTGCGGGCAGATCGATATTGGCAATGCCGCAACGCATCTTACGCAGTCAATCGGGCTCTCTGAGGGTGCCCTTCAGGCGAACGGCTCGCGGCTCGTCGAGCCGAGCTTTTCGGTTCAGGATGCCGCCAGAGCCGTGCTCCTCATGGCAGAACTCCCGCCGAATGCCACGGTGAACTCCCTCACGATTACGGCATCCGGCATGCCCTACCTCGGCCGTGGCTGA
- the uraD gene encoding 2-oxo-4-hydroxy-4-carboxy-5-ureidoimidazoline decarboxylase yields MQLEQFNQLPDEEALAAVRPCLDVERWGDAIVTSRPFSSRQELLAFAAEAAWPFTESELERALSHHPRIGERAAGEAHEASLSRSEQAALDISQTTAESLAAGNRAYEEKFDRVFLIRAAGRSSEEILAALNARLGHTAEEEQAIVDHQLREIAALRLEGVVSA; encoded by the coding sequence ATGCAACTCGAGCAGTTCAACCAGCTCCCCGACGAGGAGGCACTGGCCGCCGTGCGGCCCTGCCTCGACGTCGAGCGGTGGGGCGACGCGATCGTGACGTCCCGACCGTTTTCCAGCCGCCAGGAGCTTCTTGCGTTTGCCGCAGAGGCAGCATGGCCGTTCACCGAGTCAGAGCTCGAACGCGCGCTCTCGCATCATCCGAGGATCGGCGAGCGGGCCGCGGGCGAGGCGCACGAAGCATCCCTGTCTCGATCTGAACAAGCAGCACTCGACATCTCGCAGACGACGGCGGAGAGCCTCGCCGCTGGCAATCGAGCCTATGAAGAGAAGTTCGACCGTGTCTTTCTGATTCGTGCTGCCGGGCGCAGCTCCGAGGAGATTCTCGCTGCGCTAAACGCGCGACTCGGCCATACTGCCGAAGAGGAACAGGCGATCGTCGATCATCAGCTGCGAGAGATTGCAGCGCTTCGATTAGAAGGAGTAGTGAGCGCATGA